A single window of Liolophura sinensis isolate JHLJ2023 chromosome 6, CUHK_Ljap_v2, whole genome shotgun sequence DNA harbors:
- the LOC135467672 gene encoding peroxiredoxin-5, mitochondrial-like: protein MFRRAIHSVFISSRQITTSATSNMPIKVGDKLPSVTLFEGSPNDKVNIAELFASGKGVIFAVPGAFTPGCSKTHLPGYVQDYSKLKEKGVKTVACVSVNDPFVMAAWGEAQGAAGKIRMLADTQGEFTKAVDMELDLSAVLGTKRSQRYSLVVNDGVVTAVNQEPDGKGLTCSLSSELLKNL, encoded by the exons ATGTTTCGTCGTGCAATTCACAGTGTGTTCATCTCGTCGCGACAGATAACAACGTCTGCAACCTCAAACATGCCTATCAAG GTAGGGGATAAGCTGCCCAGTGTCACCCTATTTGAGGGCTCCCCAAATGACAAGGTCAACATTGCTGAGCTCTTTGCAAGTGGTAAAGGTGTGATATTTGCTGTTCCAGGGGCATTCACACCTGGCTGTTCTAAG ACTCACCTACCAGGCTATGTTCAGGACTACAGTAAGCTGAAAGAGAAGGGTGTGAAGACTGTGGCATGTGTCTCTGTTAATGACCCTTTTGTCATGGCAGCATGGGGAGAAGCACAGGGAGCAGCTGGCAAG ATCCGAATGCTTGCTGATACACAAGGAGAATTCACCAAG GCTGTTGACATGGAGCTAGACCTGTCAGCTGTGTTAGGAACCAAGCGCTCTCAAAG ATACTCTTTAGTGGTGAATGACGGTGTGGTAACAGCAGTGAACCAGGAGCCTGATGGGAAGGGACTGACTTGTAGCTTGTCTTCTGAGCTACTCAAAAACCTATAG
- the LOC135467857 gene encoding uncharacterized protein LOC135467857, with translation MEPIDETENHVFRLKPKKRKSNRRSSILKSPSRNNALGDLDPNAQVDDNRMSRQSRSRRVSFADTYQILEFAKDIHNTPDLGILENTYVEKEENGVSVNDAGSHISGLDKLLTGSLCNQLLDDTHEVKELPFPKDPDGSSLLSQSSSPHASSEPDQPGATVDMTTFIQSLRSAADNLEQVSDSPPKKVDMVAFLKTLRKVSPVKQPPESVSEQGFLQSLSRGIYNTSDQGDVSTIINTSLNKYLSSPVSADKAGLGVEELVPRHKSAGAPARDLMCHETFAAKNLKCYPHTSEQFAEITAHRSQQLICNTQTSTDEMVKKYDIKRFLQKLGGKTSTNPMISDSTTTRPRGFMTHLGTLQESSENSSPEDHNPGHKMTSAEFATLRCRKFAGKHKPVEDKENMFVGCLQFSVPRETKDGYDHREPNFLAEEKTNNVLKTLDITQRFSGTESEAGMEMTVCHGNIVVDNHIFGENSKHEMKFTDMTQRFSGLENEAAMEMTMCHGNFAVDRDVEQMRNPTDFTQRFSGLESDGGMEMTACHGSIFVHKPLFGDNSRHGMQCTDVTQRFSGLESNAGMEMTTCHGNIIVDKSIQGQNINHLVKVQSAGQEANAVIATESLSGEINISNVIKYQIKIPKHGMKHTDVTQRFSGQESDAEMEMTTCHGNIVDKFLSEQNTKHTMKDMDVTHRCSGQDSDAGMEMTICHGNIAFDRPFVKDSSKDGMQPTDVTQRYSGQDSDAGMEMTTCQGNIVVDRPFVMDNAKDGMQPSDVTQRYSGRESDAGMEMTTCQGNIVVDRPFVMDNAKDGMQLSDVTQRYSGQENDAGMEMTTCQGNIVVDRPFVKDNAKDGMQPSDVTQRYSGQENDAGMEMTTCQGNIVVDRPFVKDNAKDGMQPSDVTQRYSGQESDAGMEMTTCQGNIVVDRPFVKDNSKDGMQPSDVTQRYSGQDSDAGMEMTTCQGNIVVDRPFVKDNAKDGMQPSDVTQRYSGQDSDAGMEMTTCQGNIVVDRPFVKDNSKDGMQPSDVTQRYSGQESDARMEMTTCQGNIVVDRPFVKDNSKDGMQPSDVTQRYSGQDSDARMEMTTCQGNIVVDRPFIKDNAKDGMQPSDVTQRYSGQESDAGMEMTTCQGNIVVDMPFVEDSTKDGMQPSDVTQRYSGQENDARMEMTTCQGNIVVDRPFVKDNAKDGMQPSDVTQRYSGQESDAGMEMTTCQGNIVVDMPFVEDSTKDGMQPSDVTQRYSGQENDARMEMTTCQGNIVVDRPFVKDNAKDGMQPSDVTQRYSGQESDAGMEMTTSQGNIVVDMPFVEDSTKDGMQPSDVTQRYSGQENDARMEMTTCHGNIVVDKPILEDNQEQIHGSIIVDRCLGEQSTGVESHSEMKMTNYNGEINLGKSSESSLKVEKSCKSSSEPKLQGYRCVYSSTLDNKFNTVSCVLGKRTFPLGRQSCEPSLYPPEKVQRLLGQTKIPSNLSYLNKKLNSLKQDPKNCSLVFGNLRKAEEQISHVPDGPGPVAGTSETRMDNIIKPIPATERDCTVSSGNEDVQTTPISELKCHTEDAGKKSSNTNLGETSDCIDKHDEDVAKSANAISQALLHEAIAAESEAVNQHRTRKQSSTDSEEDMPDIMNELEPELCALSDSPETTPQKKMPDMEPMLPPFNVQSDHVTDGQNPGPEDVDGVVSDGNTAPERTIKLSYATFTQKTDGDCLLTENSCDMLKQFSLRRGGKQESVQLSGMCDLLEQTNSVLVTEATTDTAPVETAGLSKPRGDKSIMDVSILQCSQGGRANVSMRRENTSCQNLSSFSFLQTEPYLSKAPCTAEQFMQMVCITTCMDWSATGRRSSFAPPQCHVEDLSLSEILDKVLIDRAEVLMVETAVEEMESQRTRLLSIMRELEQDIEDNSPDVFQYIVQSKEEFEEIKRQSLSCWSACRKKAKLMGKESKLRWLVGENAALQANKVRMSEALQEVEDKCQSADMLLQTIDEAMATEFSELGNSCEPSEEVDETDGSCAASEAGLCEENQLQAQLELATKGKDECEAKVATLNRDLTQLTENNEILNVEMIKLNKELNELTIEEEEIDKEIDKLRNQFIAHKRLVEWTVVEFCEQSASFLFLNGYIRVVVEFGQDQSTDLATPLIDLIKVQLALTDDDRPEFVLAHNMVASALSADILECYETKKDLPKLLMDISKTVWIGKSLQRDLRHVQCTHQVQVCGTSISVYFISISKVQKCCVRFDFTPSLGDLPPAAITVQTIIGDVEEKKIAKAVEGLSTEKNYLKSMVEAVEKVVLDKDVDNLWPSHTTIYS, from the exons ATGGAGCCTATCGATGAAACAGAAAACCATGTGTTTCG CCTGAAGCCAAAGAAAAGGAAATCCAACAGACGGTCctca ATTTTGAAGTCTCCAAGCCGTAACAATGCACTAGGAGACTTGGACCCAAATGCCCAG GTGGATGACAATCGTATGTCACGCCAGTCTCGGTCCAGGAGAGTCAGCTTTGCAGACACCTACCAGATTTT AGAGTTTGCCAAGGACATCCACAACACACCTGACCTAGGTATCCTGGAAAATACTT ATGTTGAGAAAGAGGAGAATGGGGTTAGTGTGAATGATGCTGGCAGTCATATATCAG GTCTGGACAAGCTTCTGACAGGCTCTCTTTGTAATCAACTGTTGGATGACACCCATGAG GTTAAGGAACTACCCTTCCCCAAAGACCCTGATGGGTCTAGCCTGTTGTCTCAGTCTAGCAGCCCCCATGCCAGCTCTGAGCCAGACCAGCCAGGTGCAACAGTGGACATGACTACTTTCATCCAATCCCTGAGGTCAGCTGCTGATAACCTGGAGCAAGTCTCTGACAGCCCTCCCAAAAAAGTGGATATGGTGGCTTTCCTGAAGACGTTGAGAAAGGTATCCCCTGTCAAACAACCGCCAGA ATCTGTCTCTGAGCAGGGGTTTCTTCAGAGCCTCAGTAGAGGAATTTATAATACATCAGATCAAGGTGATGTGTCCACTATAATTAACACTTCATTAAACAAGTACCTTTCAAGCCCAGTGTCTGCTGATAAGGCAGGCTTGGGTGTTGAAGAGTTGGTGCCAAGACATAAGTCAGCAGGTGCTCCTGCCAGAGACTTGATGTGCCATGAAACTTTTGCAGCTAAGAACCTGAAATGCTATCCCCATACCAGTGAGCAGTTTGCAGAGATTACAGCACACAGGAGCCAGCAGTTGATTTGTAATACACAAACTAGCACAGATGAAATGGTGAAGAAATATGACATCAAACGGTTTCTACAGAAACTGGGAGGTAAAACGTCCACAAACCCCATGATAAGTGATAGCACTACCACTCGTCCCAGGGGATTTATGACACATCTAGGAACTCTGCAGGAATCTTCGGAGAACTCTTCTCCAGAAGACCACAACCCAGGCCACAAGATGACCTCAGCAGAATTTGCCACATTAAGATGCAGGAAATTTGCAGGGAAACATAAACCAGTTGAGGATaaagaaaacatgtttgtgGGTTGTCTCCAGTTCTCCGTACCCAGGGAAACGAAGGATGGTTATGATCACAGAGAACCAAACTTTTTGGCTGAGGAAAAAACTAATAATGTCCTGAAAACTTTGGACATTACTCAAAGATTTTCGGGAACTGAAAGCGAGGCAGGAATGGAAATGACCGTGTGCCATGGCAACATTGTTGTTGATAATCATATATTTGGGGAAAACTCtaaacatgaaatgaaattcACTGATATGACCCAAAGATTTTCAGGACTGGAAAATGAGGCAGCTATGGAAATGACCATGTGCCACGGCAATTTTGCTGTTGACAGAGATGTTGAACAAATGAGAAATCCCACTGATTTTACTCAGAGATTTTCAGGACTGGAAAGTGATGGAGGAATGGAAATGACAGCTTGCCATGGCAGCATTTTTGTTCACAAACCATTATTTGGGGACAACTCAAGACATGGAATGCAATGCACTGATGTTACCCAAAGATTTTCAGGTCTGGAAAGTAATGCAGGAATGGAAATGACAACTTGCCATGGCAACATCATCGTTGACAAAAGCATCCAAGGACAAAACATTAACCACTTGGTGAAAGTTCAAAGTGCTGGACAGGAAGCAAATGCAGTTATAGCAACAGAAAGCTTAAGTGGAGAAATCAACATATCAAATGTaatcaaatatcaaataaaaatcCCAAAACATGGAATGAAACATACTGATGTCACCCAAAGATTTTCAGGGCAGGAAAGTGATGCTGAAATGGAAATGACAACTTGCCATGGCAACATTGTTGACAAATTTCTTTCAgagcaaaacacaaaacacaccatGAAAGACATGGATGTTACACATAGATGTTCAGGACAGGACAGTGATGCTGGGATGGAAATGACAATTTGTCATGGCAACATTGCTTTTGACAGACCATTCGTTAAGGATAGTTCAAAAGATGGGATGCAACCTACAGATGTTACCCAAAGATATTCAGGACAGGACAGTGATGCTGGGATGGAAATGACAACTTGTCAAGGTAAcattgttgttgacagaccatTCGTTATGGATAATGCAAAAGATGGGATGCAACCTTCAGATGTTACCCAAAGATATTCAGGACGGGAAAGTGATGCTGGGATGGAAATGACAACTTGTCAGGGTAAcattgttgttgacagaccatTCGTTATGGATAATGCAAAAGATGGGATGCAACTTTCAGATGTTACCCAAAGATATTCAGGACAGGAAAATGATGCTGGGATGGAAATGACAACTTGTCAGGGTAAcattgttgttgacagaccatTTGTTAAGGATAATGCAAAAGATGGGATGCAACCTTCAGATGTTACACAAAGATATTCAGGACAGGAAAATGATGCTGGGATGGAAATGACAACTTGTCAGGGTAAcattgttgttgacagaccatTCGTTAAGGATAATGCAAAAGATGGGATGCAACCTTCAGATGTTACCCAAAGATATTCAGGACAGGAAAGTGATGCTGGGATGGAAATGACAACTTGTCAGGGTAAcattgttgttgacagaccatTCGTTAAGGATAATTCAAAAGATGGGATGCAACCTTCAGATGTGACCCAAAGATATTCAGGACAGGACAGTGATGCTGGGATGGAAATGACAACTTGTCAGGGTAAcattgttgttgacagaccatTCGTTAAGGATAATGCAAAAGATGGGATGCAACCTTCAGATGTTACCCAAAGATATTCAGGACAGGACAGTGATGCTGGGATGGAAATGACAACTTGTCAGGGTAAcattgttgttgacagaccatTTGTTAAGGATAATTCAAAAGATGGGATGCAACCTTCAGATGTTACCCAAAGATATTCAGGACAGGAAAGTGATGCTAGGATGGAAATGACAACTTGTCAGGGTAAcattgttgttgacagaccatTCGTTAAGGATAATTCAAAAGATGGGATGCAACCTTCAGATGTGACCCAAAGATATTCAGGACAGGACAGTGATGCTAGGATGGAAATGACAACTTGTCAGGGTAAcattgttgttgacagaccatTCATTAAGGATAATGCAAAAGATGGCATGCAGCCTTCAGATGTTACCCAAAGATATTCAGGACAGGAAAGTGATGCTGGGATGGAAATGACGACTTGTCAGGGTAACATTGTTGTTGACATGCCAtttgttgaggacagcacaaaAGATGGGATGCAACCTTCAGATGTGACCCAAAGATATTCAGGACAAGAAAATGATGCTAGGATGGAAATGACAACTTGTCAAGGTAAcattgttgttgacagaccatTCGTTAAGGATAATGCAAAAGATGGGATGCAACCTTCAGATGTTACCCAAAGATATTCAGGACAGGAAAGTGATGCTGGGATGGAAATGACGACTTGTCAGGGTAACATTGTTGTTGACATGCCAtttgttgaggacagcacaaaAGATGGGATGCAACCTTCAGATGTGACCCAAAGATATTCAGGACAAGAAAATGATGCTAGGATGGAAATGACAACTTGTCAGGGTAAcattgttgttgacagaccatTTGTTAAGGATAATGCAAAAGATGGGATGCAACCTTCAGATGTTACCCAAAGATATTCAGGACAGGAAAGTGATGCTGGGATGGAAATGACGACTTCTCAGGGTAACATTGTTGTTGACATGCCGtttgttgaggacagcacaaaAGATGGGATGCAACCTTCAGATGTTACCCAAAGATATTCAGGACAGGAAAATGATGCTAGGATGGAAATGACAACTTGTCATGGCAATATTGTTGTCGACAAACCAATCCTTGAGGATAACCAAGAACAGATCCATGGCAGTATCATTGTTGACAGGTGTCTTGGAGAACAAAGCACTGGAGTGGAAAGCCAttcagaaatgaaaatgacaaattatAATGGGGAAATAAACTTGGGTAAAAGCTCAGAAAGTAGCCTAAAAGTGGAAAAGTCATGTAAATCGTCCTCTGAACCTAAACTTCAAGGTTACAGATGTGTCTACTCGTCCACACTAGACAACAAGTTTAACACAGTCAGTTGTGTACTAGGGAAGAGAACTTTTCCACTGGGAAGACAAAGTTGTGAACCATCACTGTACCCACCTGAAAAGGTGCAGCGTTTATTGGGTCAGACAAAAATACCTTCAAATCTGAGTTACctcaataaaaaattaaattctttgAAGCAGGATCCAAAGAATTGCAGTTTAGTGTTTGGGAACTTGAGGAAAGCAGAAGAACAGATTTCACATGTGCCAGATGGACCTGGTCCTGTTGCTGGCACAAGTGAGACACGAATGGATAACATAATCAAGCCTATACCTGCAACAGAACGTGATTGTACAGTTAGCTCGGGCAATGAAGATGTCCAAACGACACCAATAAGTGAACTCAAATGTCACACAGAGGATGCTGGGAAGAAGTCCTCTAATACAAACTTAGGTGAAACATCAGATTGTATTGATAAGCATGATGAAGATGTAGCTAAATCTGCAAATGCCATTTCACAGGCATTGCTCCATGAGGCCATAGCAGCAGAGTCTGAAGCAGTAAACCAACATAGGACCAGAAAACAAAGCAGTACTGATTCTGAGGAAG ACATGCCAGATATCATGAATGAGCTTGAGCCTGAGCTGTGTGCTCTCTCAGACTCCCCAGAAACTACGCCCCAGAAAAAGATGCCAGATATGGAGCCCATGTTACCTCCCTTTAATGTGCAGTCAGACCATGTGACAGATGGTCAGAATCCTGGTCCCGAGGATGTTGATGGTGTTGTCTCTGATGGAAATACAGCACCAGAAAGAACAATAAAATTGTCATATGCCACCTTCACTCAAAAGACTGATGGCGACTGTTTGCTGACAGAAAATAGTTGTGACATGTTAAAACAGTTCTCACTCCGCAGgggaggaaaacaggaaagtgTACAGCTATCTGGGATGTGTGACCTGCTTGAGCAGACAAACAGTGTTCTTGTTACAGAGGCTACCACTGACACTGCACCTGTGGAGACTGCAGGGTTGTCAAAGCCAAGGGGAGACAAATCCATCATGGATGTGTCTATTCTGCAGTGTTCCCAGGGTGGTAGGGCAAATGTATCCATGAGACGCGAGAACACAAGCTGCCAGAACCTCTCCTCGTTCTCATTTCTG CAGACAGAGCCGTACCTCAGCAAAGCTCCTTGTACAGCTGAACAGTTCATGCAGATGGTCTGTATCACCACATGTATGGACTGGTCTGCCACAGGGCGCAGGAGCAGCTTCGCTCCACCTCAG TGTCATGTGGAAGACCTGAGCTTGAGTGAGATCCTAGACAAGGTGCTTATTGACAGAGCAGAGGTATTGATGGTAGAGACAGCAGTGGAAGAAATGGAGAGCCAAAGGACCAG ACTTTTATCAATAATGAGAGAACTAGAGCAGGATATAGAAGACAACAGTCCGGATGTTTTTCAATACATCGTCCAGTCAAAGGAGGAG tTTGAGGAGATCAAGAGGCAGTCGCTATCGTGCTGGTCAGCTTGTAGGAAGAAGGCCAAGCTGATGGGCAAAGAGAGCAAACTAAGATGGCTTGTGGGGGAGAACGCTGCTCTACAG GCCAACAAAGTCAGGATGTCTGAAGCATTGCAGGAAGTCGAGGATAAGTGTCAGTCTGCAGACATGTTACTGCAGACTATTGATGAAG CTATGGCAACTGAGTTTAGTGAGTTGGGCAATAGCTGTGAGCCCTCAGAGGAGGTGGATGAGACAGATGGTAGTTGTGCAGCTTCAGAGGCTGGCCTCTGTGAGGAAAATCAACTTCAGGCTCAACTTGAACTAGCTACAAAAG GAAAAGATGAATGTGAAGCTAAGGTGGCCACCCTGAACAG GGATTTAACACAACTGACAGAAAATAATGAGATTTTAAATGTGGAGATGATAAAACTGAATAAGGAATTGAATGAATTGACAATAGAAGAGGAGGAAATAGACAAGGAAATAGACAAGCTGAGAAACCAGTTCATTGCTCACAAACG TTTAGTAGAGTGGACTGTGGTAGAATTCTGTGAGCAATCTGCTAGCTTCCTGTTCCTGAATGGCTATATCCGTGTGGTGGTGGAGTTTGGGCAGGACCAGAGCACTGACCTAGCTACACCTCTCATAGACCTCATCAAAGTACAGTTGGCTCTCACTG ACGATGACAGGCCAGAGTTTGTACTGGCTCACAACATGGTGGCATCAGCCTTGTCTGCAGATATTCTGGAATGCTACGAGACAAAAAAAGATTTGCCGAAG CTTTTGATGGATATTTCCAAAACTGTATGGATAGGCAAGTCTCTACAGAGGGACCTGAGACATGTTCAGTGTACACACCAAGTACAGGTGTGTGGCACAAG catttcAGTATACTTTATCAGTATCTCCAAGGTTCAGAAGTGTTGTGTTAGGTTTGACTTCACTCCAAGTTTAGGCGACCTACCTCCAGCTGCAATTACCGTCCAGACCATTATTGGGGATGTTGA GGAGAAGAAAATAGCGAAGGCTGTTGAAGGGTTGTCAACAGAGAAGAACTATCTGAAGAGCATGGTGGAGGCTGTGGAAAAAGTAGTCCTGGACAAAGATGTGGATAACTTGTGGCCCTCACATACAACTATATACTCATGA